A genomic stretch from Sporichthyaceae bacterium includes:
- a CDS encoding aminodeoxychorismate/anthranilate synthase component II, which translates to MTRILVVDNYDSFVFNLVQYLQQLGAECDVRRNDTLGVDAAEDFDGVLLSPGPGTPESAGVCIDMVRHAATVGVPLFGVCLGLQSIAVAYGAVVDRAPELLHGKTSLVRHDGLGVLAGLPNPFTATRYHSLAVDPATVPAELEITARTDSGVVMGARHRVHDVEGVQFHPESVLTEGGHRMLANWLVRCGHPDAVARSAGLAPVVAGSQ; encoded by the coding sequence GTGACCCGCATCCTGGTCGTGGACAACTACGACAGCTTCGTGTTCAACCTCGTGCAGTACCTGCAGCAACTCGGCGCCGAGTGCGACGTCCGGCGCAACGACACCCTCGGCGTGGACGCAGCCGAGGACTTCGACGGGGTGTTGCTCTCGCCGGGCCCCGGCACGCCGGAGTCGGCCGGGGTGTGCATCGACATGGTGCGCCACGCCGCGACGGTCGGCGTCCCGCTGTTCGGGGTCTGCCTGGGCCTGCAGTCGATCGCCGTCGCCTACGGAGCAGTCGTCGACCGGGCCCCGGAACTGTTGCACGGCAAGACCAGCCTGGTGCGCCACGACGGGCTCGGCGTGCTGGCCGGCCTGCCCAACCCGTTCACCGCGACCCGCTACCACTCACTGGCGGTGGACCCGGCAACCGTGCCGGCCGAACTGGAGATCACCGCGCGCACCGATTCCGGTGTGGTGATGGGCGCGCGGCACCGGGTGCACGACGTCGAGGGCGTGCAGTTCCACCCCGAGTCGGTGCTCACCGAGGGCGGGCATCGCATGCTGGCGAACTGGTTGGTGCGCTGTGGTCACCCCGACGCCGTTGCTCGCTCGGCGGGCCTGGCGCCGGTGGTGGCCGGCAGTCAGTAG
- the pknB gene encoding Stk1 family PASTA domain-containing Ser/Thr kinase — protein MAEQRKERPVMEQARLLGERYELSEVLGRGGMAEVRLGRDIRLGRTVAVKTLRSDLALDSSFQARFRREAQSAASLNHPAIVSVYDTGEDYADGMPVPYIVMEYVDGQTLRELLNSGRKLLPERAMEIAAGTLAALDYSHHNGIVHRDIKPGNVMLTRAGTVKVMDFGIARAVADASSTMTATAAVIGTAQYLSPEQAKGEKTDARSDLYSAGCLLYELLTGVPPFTGDSPVAVAYQHVRENPKPPSQIDTAVTPAMDAIVMKSLAKNADNRYQSAAEMREDIERALDGRAVQAPTVMIDAPTEVRRVGSTTTAMPPLPPETGRGRRYASIAALVVAAIVVAVLGLTVGHNVFSSSASKIEVPVVTGLEQKAAEDALKAKGLDPVVSFENSPDVSEGLVISQDPDGKSTVSSGSHVNIFISQGEVKSVVPNLVGLPLDAAKKAIKNARLTLGKVTPQNSDRPNGEVLTANPPAGKALPPSTKVDLTVSNGVPLVDVPNVVGMPYATAYATLTQAGFQVPQAGQQISDKQPDGYVLSQTPNAGKRIPQGGIVSIIVAKAPEPGQPVPGPGQPTTPGQPQPSASPAPSNCTPPFCGIQNPPPPVQQPDPAQAAPAKPGPATPPLGRRGY, from the coding sequence ATGGCTGAGCAGCGGAAGGAACGACCGGTGATGGAGCAGGCTCGGCTCCTGGGGGAGCGCTACGAGCTGAGCGAGGTTCTCGGCCGCGGCGGGATGGCCGAAGTGCGGCTGGGCCGGGATATCCGGCTTGGTCGCACCGTCGCGGTGAAGACACTGCGTTCCGACCTGGCCCTGGACTCCAGCTTCCAGGCGCGGTTTCGCCGCGAGGCGCAATCCGCGGCATCGTTGAACCACCCGGCGATCGTGTCCGTCTACGACACCGGCGAGGACTACGCCGACGGCATGCCGGTGCCCTACATCGTCATGGAGTACGTGGACGGGCAGACGCTGCGCGAGCTGCTCAACTCCGGGCGCAAGCTGCTGCCCGAGCGGGCGATGGAGATCGCCGCGGGCACCCTGGCGGCGCTGGACTACAGCCACCACAACGGGATCGTTCACCGCGACATCAAGCCCGGCAACGTGATGCTGACCCGGGCCGGCACGGTCAAGGTGATGGACTTCGGCATCGCCCGCGCGGTGGCCGACGCGTCCTCCACGATGACCGCCACCGCCGCGGTGATCGGCACCGCGCAGTACCTGTCGCCCGAGCAGGCCAAGGGCGAGAAGACCGACGCGCGCTCGGACCTGTACTCCGCCGGCTGCCTGCTCTACGAACTGCTCACCGGCGTGCCGCCGTTCACCGGCGACTCCCCGGTCGCGGTGGCCTACCAGCACGTGCGGGAGAACCCGAAGCCGCCGTCGCAGATCGACACGGCGGTCACCCCGGCGATGGACGCCATCGTGATGAAGTCGTTGGCGAAGAACGCGGACAACCGCTACCAGAGCGCCGCGGAGATGCGCGAGGACATCGAGCGGGCGCTGGACGGCCGCGCGGTGCAGGCACCCACCGTGATGATCGACGCGCCGACCGAGGTGCGACGGGTCGGCTCGACCACCACCGCGATGCCCCCGCTGCCGCCGGAGACCGGCCGCGGTCGACGCTACGCCTCCATCGCGGCGCTGGTGGTGGCCGCGATCGTGGTGGCCGTGCTGGGTCTGACCGTGGGTCACAACGTGTTCAGCTCCTCCGCGTCGAAGATCGAGGTTCCGGTGGTCACCGGCCTGGAGCAGAAGGCAGCCGAGGACGCGCTCAAGGCCAAGGGGCTGGACCCCGTGGTCTCCTTCGAGAACTCCCCCGACGTCTCCGAGGGCCTGGTCATCTCCCAGGACCCGGACGGCAAGTCGACCGTATCCAGCGGATCGCACGTCAACATCTTCATCTCGCAGGGCGAGGTGAAATCGGTGGTGCCCAATCTGGTCGGACTGCCGCTGGATGCGGCCAAGAAGGCGATCAAGAACGCCCGGTTGACGCTGGGCAAGGTCACCCCGCAGAACTCCGACCGACCCAATGGCGAGGTGTTGACCGCGAACCCGCCGGCGGGCAAGGCACTGCCGCCGAGCACCAAGGTGGACCTCACGGTGTCCAACGGCGTCCCGCTGGTCGACGTGCCCAACGTGGTCGGCATGCCGTACGCGACCGCGTACGCAACACTGACCCAGGCCGGCTTCCAGGTCCCGCAGGCCGGTCAGCAGATCTCCGACAAGCAACCGGACGGCTACGTGCTCAGCCAGACGCCGAACGCCGGCAAACGCATCCCGCAGGGCGGCATTGTCTCGATCATCGTGGCCAAGGCCCCGGAGCCGGGACAGCCCGTGCCCGGACCGGGGCAGCCGACCACGCCGGGCCAGCCGCAGCCGAGTGCCTCGCCGGCGCCGAGCAACTGCACTCCGCCGTTCTGCGGCATCCAGAACCCTCCGCCGCCGGTGCAGCAGCCGGACCCGGCGCAGGCCGCGCCGGCCAAGCCCGGTCCGGCGACCCCACCGCTGGGTCGTCGAGGCTACTGA